A single region of the Streptomyces sp. AM 4-1-1 genome encodes:
- a CDS encoding SpoIIE family protein phosphatase: MTEHPTSHEGRQPLAARPQERTRPRQQEAAPKAPPAAAAVPGPTKAPPGRGQAAGTGPATAPRPGSGPACVPDPAPAPASGPVAVAADPQAVARREGDRLRFVGAATRRIARGIDLDEIVLGLCRASVPTYSDAILVYLRDPLPVGDERPVHPFVLRLRRTDRLRLSDEEFEGSPEIERLRLPVIDPQADPTPASQLCEVRPGGALAEVLRGVRPVFGDSAAARAALPELLGAGRTVPSGHRAILAPLRGRRRVIGAAVFLRGTERPPFEANDLLVAAQLATHTALGIDKAVLYGREAYIADELQRTMLPDSLPQPTGVRLASRYLPAAETARVGGDWYDAIPLPGSRVALVVGDVMGHSMTSAAIMGQLRTTAQTLAGLDLPPQEVLHHLDEQAQRLGSDRMATCLYAVYDPVAHRITIANAGHPPPVLLHLGGRAEVLRVPPGAPIGVGGVDFEAVELDAPAGATLLLYTDGLVESRLRDVWTGIEQLRERLATTARLTGPDHSPPLEALCDDVLDMLGPGDRDDDIALLAARFDGIAPSDVAYWFLEPEDAAPGRARRLARRALARWGLEELSDSMELLVSEVVTNAVRYAERPVTLRLLRTDILRCEVGDDAPQLPRQRRARDTDEGGRGLFLVNRLARRWGATRLSTGKVVWFEMETRSP, from the coding sequence GACCGGGCTCCGGCCCGGCCTGCGTGCCCGACCCGGCACCCGCCCCGGCGTCCGGACCGGTCGCGGTGGCCGCCGACCCGCAGGCCGTCGCCCGGCGCGAGGGCGACCGGCTGCGCTTCGTGGGCGCCGCGACCCGCCGGATCGCCCGGGGCATAGACCTCGACGAGATCGTGCTCGGTCTCTGCCGGGCCAGTGTGCCCACATATTCCGACGCCATACTCGTCTACCTCCGCGATCCGCTGCCGGTGGGCGACGAGCGCCCCGTACACCCGTTCGTGCTGCGGCTGCGGCGCACCGACCGGCTGCGGCTGAGCGACGAGGAGTTCGAGGGCTCCCCGGAGATCGAACGCCTGCGGCTGCCGGTCATCGACCCGCAGGCCGATCCGACGCCCGCGTCCCAGCTCTGCGAGGTGCGCCCCGGTGGCGCGCTCGCCGAGGTGCTGCGCGGGGTCCGGCCGGTCTTCGGGGACTCCGCGGCGGCCCGTGCCGCGCTGCCCGAACTGCTCGGCGCCGGACGGACCGTGCCCTCCGGGCACCGGGCGATCCTCGCCCCGCTGCGCGGCCGGCGCCGGGTGATCGGCGCCGCCGTGTTCCTGCGCGGGACGGAACGGCCGCCGTTCGAGGCCAACGACCTGCTGGTCGCCGCCCAGCTCGCGACGCACACCGCGCTCGGCATCGACAAGGCCGTGCTGTACGGCCGCGAGGCGTACATCGCCGACGAGTTGCAGCGGACCATGCTGCCCGACTCGCTGCCGCAGCCCACCGGCGTCCGGCTCGCGTCGCGCTACCTCCCGGCCGCCGAGACGGCCCGGGTCGGCGGCGACTGGTACGACGCGATCCCGCTGCCGGGCAGCCGGGTCGCGCTCGTCGTCGGTGACGTCATGGGCCACTCCATGACCTCCGCCGCGATCATGGGACAGCTGCGCACCACCGCCCAGACCCTCGCCGGGCTCGATCTGCCTCCGCAGGAGGTGCTGCACCACCTCGACGAGCAGGCGCAGCGGCTCGGCAGCGACCGCATGGCGACCTGCCTGTACGCGGTGTACGACCCCGTCGCGCACCGCATCACCATCGCCAACGCCGGTCATCCGCCGCCCGTCCTGCTCCACCTGGGCGGCCGGGCCGAGGTGCTGCGGGTGCCGCCGGGGGCGCCGATCGGGGTCGGTGGTGTCGACTTCGAGGCCGTCGAGCTGGACGCGCCCGCGGGGGCGACGCTGCTGCTGTACACGGACGGCCTGGTCGAGTCCCGGCTGCGGGACGTCTGGACCGGCATCGAGCAGTTGCGGGAACGGCTCGCGACCACCGCCCGGCTGACCGGGCCGGACCACTCGCCGCCGCTGGAGGCGCTCTGCGACGACGTGCTCGACATGCTCGGCCCCGGCGACCGGGACGACGACATCGCGCTGCTCGCGGCCCGCTTCGACGGGATCGCGCCGAGCGATGTCGCGTACTGGTTCCTGGAGCCGGAGGACGCGGCGCCCGGCAGGGCCCGGCGGCTGGCCCGCAGGGCGCTCGCCCGTTGGGGTCTCGAAGAGCTGTCGGACTCGATGGAGCTGCTGGTCAGCGAGGTGGTGACCAACGCCGTGCGGTACGCCGAGCGGCCGGTGACGCTGCGTCTGCTGCGTACCGACATCCTGCGCTGCGAGGTCGGCGACGACGCCCCGCAACTGCCCCGTCAGCGGCGGGCGCGGGACACCGACGAGGGCGGCCGTGGCCTGTTCCTGGTCAACCGGCTGGCCCGGCGGTGGGGAGCGACCCGGCTGTCGACCGGCAAAGTGGTCTGGTTCGAGATGGAGACCCGCAGCCCGTAG